From a single Rutidosis leptorrhynchoides isolate AG116_Rl617_1_P2 chromosome 5, CSIRO_AGI_Rlap_v1, whole genome shotgun sequence genomic region:
- the LOC139848900 gene encoding putative syntaxin-24: MTFRNPYSKLVDIHFDKIDADLMYQGQRLGTKEVSGMFSLLPKNEKTIGNVVLRGQRVLQLINGDEYLEYASEKESGVYKIGVRVRIMFSSKAMLVNGFPLMIEVLFDNLEVPLNFVGEVSSAI; encoded by the coding sequence ATGACCTTTAGAAACCCGTACTCAAAATTAGTCGATATacattttgataaaattgatgccGACTTGATGTATCAAGGCCAGCGATTGGGGACGAAAGAGGTGTCGGGTATGTTTTCTTTACTGCCTAAGAACGAGAAAACAATTGGGAATGTGGTGTTAAGAGGCCAACGAGTTTTGCAATTGATTAATGGCGATGAGTACTTGGAATATGCATCGGAAAAAGAAAGTGGTGTTTATAAAATTGGTGTGAGGGTGAGAATCATGTTTTCGTCTAAAGCGATGTTGGTGAACGGGTTTCCACTCATGATTGAGGTTTTGTTTGATAATTTAGAGGTTCCATTGAATTTTGTAGGTGAGGTCTCATCTGCCATATGA